A DNA window from Stenotrophomonas sp. 57 contains the following coding sequences:
- a CDS encoding YajQ family cyclic di-GMP-binding protein, which yields MPSFDVVSEVDTHELTNAIDQANRELATRFDFKGVDAKFERDGDVINQFAPTEFQLKQMNDILRARLAARGIDVLSLEFGDIETNLAQARQKITVKQGIEQKIAKKIAAALKEAKLKVESQINGDKLRVQGKKRDDLQDAIAVLKAGKFELPLQFNNFRD from the coding sequence ATGCCTTCCTTCGACGTCGTGTCTGAAGTCGACACCCACGAACTGACCAACGCCATCGACCAGGCCAACCGCGAACTGGCCACCCGCTTCGATTTCAAGGGCGTGGACGCGAAGTTCGAGCGCGATGGCGATGTGATCAACCAGTTCGCGCCGACCGAATTCCAGCTCAAGCAGATGAACGACATCCTGCGTGCACGCCTGGCCGCGCGCGGCATCGATGTGCTCAGCCTGGAGTTCGGCGACATCGAGACCAACCTGGCCCAGGCCCGGCAGAAGATCACCGTCAAGCAGGGCATCGAGCAGAAGATCGCCAAGAAGATCGCCGCCGCGCTGAAGGAGGCGAAGCTGAAGGTGGAAAGCCAGATCAACGGCGACAAGCTGCGTGTGCAGGGCAAGAAGCGCGATGACCTGCAGGACGCCATCGCCGTGCTCAAGGCCGGCAAGTTCGAGCTGCCGCTGCAGTTCAACAATTTCCGCGATTGA
- a CDS encoding helix-turn-helix domain-containing protein, producing MATTVGQQQLMAARAAFAEGDPRSLGVLPLPLQQSWLRSRAAGLLPGQEPEYRPLLGDGRHLSDPGDRRLARCVRPELEQLWAAFGGRGWTMFCANREGVVIAQQAHGLEDAPLLRPIQVGRRLGETEIGTTAPAVSLADDVPALVRGNEHYLQRFAPVFCLSEPLHDLEGQVCGVIDITGLGERDPSLLQGYFRQAALASENRLFHTLADVHLLALQHDPRWLASPLQGLLAVQEDGQLRAANRVARRLLGLPRRGPLPLLNLESLFAGASAAQRRSLLQPGAPHRVRVGEGSAVYLQHLQAPRKVAGRSAQRPSAVAMDAPLLRDQQRDAARRAAQAADGNLSLAARQLGISRTTLYKLLRG from the coding sequence ATGGCCACGACAGTCGGGCAGCAGCAGTTGATGGCGGCACGTGCCGCCTTCGCGGAGGGCGATCCGCGCTCATTGGGCGTGTTGCCGCTGCCACTGCAGCAGTCATGGCTGCGGTCACGCGCGGCAGGCCTGCTGCCCGGGCAGGAGCCGGAGTACCGTCCGTTGCTGGGCGATGGCCGGCATCTTTCCGATCCCGGCGACCGCCGGCTGGCGCGCTGCGTGCGGCCGGAGCTGGAACAGTTGTGGGCTGCCTTTGGTGGGCGTGGATGGACGATGTTCTGCGCCAATCGCGAAGGCGTGGTGATCGCGCAGCAGGCCCATGGCCTGGAAGATGCGCCCCTGCTGCGACCGATCCAGGTCGGTCGGCGGCTGGGGGAGACGGAGATCGGTACTACCGCCCCGGCGGTGAGCCTGGCTGACGACGTGCCGGCGCTGGTACGCGGCAACGAGCACTACCTGCAGCGCTTTGCGCCGGTGTTCTGCCTCAGCGAGCCGCTGCATGATCTTGAGGGGCAGGTATGCGGAGTGATCGATATCACCGGCCTGGGTGAGCGCGATCCCTCGTTGCTGCAGGGCTATTTCCGGCAGGCCGCTCTGGCCAGCGAGAACCGGCTGTTCCACACGCTTGCCGACGTGCACCTGTTGGCGCTGCAGCACGATCCACGTTGGCTGGCGTCACCGTTGCAGGGCCTGTTGGCGGTGCAGGAGGACGGCCAACTGCGCGCGGCCAACCGTGTTGCGCGGCGCCTGCTGGGCCTGCCGCGTCGGGGGCCGTTGCCGTTGTTGAACCTGGAAAGCCTGTTTGCCGGCGCCAGTGCCGCGCAGCGGCGAAGCCTGCTGCAACCCGGGGCGCCGCATCGGGTGCGGGTGGGCGAGGGCAGTGCGGTTTACCTGCAGCACCTGCAGGCGCCGCGGAAGGTCGCTGGCCGCAGTGCGCAACGGCCTTCAGCGGTGGCGATGGATGCACCGCTGCTGCGTGATCAGCAGCGTGACGCGGCGCGCCGTGCCGCGCAGGCGGCGGACGGCAATCTGAGCCTGGCCGCACGCCAGCTGGGTATCTCGCGCACCACGTTGTACAAGCTGCTGCGCGGTTGA